In the genome of Pseudomonas protegens, one region contains:
- a CDS encoding AraC family transcriptional regulator, protein MTQPQNATTLARLIARHTPGSGDFPSAVPNLTLHRRATPTSAIPCIYSLGLGVIAQGGKQVLLHDAVIDYQAGQGMLTSIDQPVVARVSRASVAEPFLGMMLTLDMQQILQTAAQMPPPLPSQASGHRSVVVDELDAGLLNALERLLGLLDEPVLIAQLAPLIQQEIIVRLLAGPHGRALQQLLAVGSPSQQIFRTVAWLKQNFTQPLRIDDLAQRAHMSASTFRQHFRAIIGVSPLQFHKQLRLQQARQLMLNQNLDAGRAAGLVGYESASQFSREYRRVFGAPPQRDIRRMREAG, encoded by the coding sequence ATGACCCAACCGCAGAACGCCACCACGCTCGCCCGCCTGATCGCCCGGCACACCCCGGGTTCCGGCGACTTTCCCAGTGCCGTGCCCAACCTGACCCTGCATCGGCGCGCCACGCCGACCTCGGCCATTCCCTGCATCTACAGCCTGGGCCTGGGGGTGATTGCCCAGGGCGGCAAGCAGGTGCTGCTGCATGATGCGGTGATCGACTACCAGGCCGGGCAGGGCATGCTGACCAGCATCGATCAGCCGGTGGTGGCGCGGGTGTCCAGGGCCTCGGTGGCGGAACCCTTTCTGGGCATGATGCTGACCCTGGACATGCAGCAGATCCTGCAGACCGCCGCGCAGATGCCGCCGCCGCTCCCGTCCCAGGCCAGCGGTCATCGCTCCGTGGTGGTGGATGAGCTGGATGCGGGACTGCTCAATGCCCTGGAGCGGCTGCTGGGATTGCTGGACGAGCCGGTACTGATTGCGCAACTGGCGCCGCTGATTCAGCAGGAGATCATCGTGCGCCTGCTGGCCGGGCCTCACGGCCGGGCCCTGCAACAGCTGCTGGCGGTCGGCTCGCCAAGCCAGCAGATTTTCAGGACCGTGGCCTGGCTCAAGCAGAACTTCACCCAGCCGCTGCGCATCGACGATCTGGCGCAACGGGCCCATATGAGTGCATCGACGTTCCGCCAGCATTTTCGCGCGATCATCGGCGTCAGTCCGCTGCAGTTCCACAAGCAGTTGCGCCTGCAGCAAGCCCGGCAACTGATGCTCAACCAGAACCTCGATGCCGGTCGTGCCGCCGGGCTGGTGGGCTACGAAAGCGCCTCGCAGTTCAGTCGGGAGTACCGCCGGGTGTTCGGCGCACCGCCACAGCGGGATATCCGCCGGATGCGCGAGGCCGGTTGA
- a CDS encoding GNAT family N-acetyltransferase encodes MTTRIEMLVDPGQEVRAAILKPLRAHNLAQAGDPKPQAIALVIRDEHSGEIIGGLQAEIFYRWMFIELLAIPEQARGQGTGAQLLKMAEDTAREKGCVGIWLDTFDFQAPEFYQRHGFSEFGRLDDFPPQHQRFFLHKRLS; translated from the coding sequence ATGACAACGCGTATTGAAATGCTGGTTGACCCGGGACAGGAGGTGCGTGCGGCCATTCTCAAGCCCTTGCGTGCCCATAACCTGGCCCAGGCGGGCGACCCCAAACCACAAGCCATCGCCCTGGTGATCAGGGATGAGCACAGCGGTGAAATCATTGGCGGCCTGCAGGCCGAGATCTTTTATCGCTGGATGTTCATCGAGCTGCTGGCGATCCCTGAGCAGGCACGGGGTCAGGGTACGGGCGCGCAGCTGCTGAAGATGGCCGAGGACACGGCAAGGGAAAAAGGCTGTGTCGGCATCTGGCTCGATACCTTCGATTTTCAGGCGCCGGAGTTCTATCAGCGGCATGGCTTCAGCGAGTTCGGTCGGCTGGATGATTTTCCGCCGCAGCACCAGCGCTTTTTCCTGCACAAACGCCTGAGCTGA
- a CDS encoding metalloregulator ArsR/SmtB family transcription factor, giving the protein MMTPADVFKSLADETRARATLLIAHQGELCVCELMCALDDSQPKISRHLGQLRNSGLLLDRRQGQWVYYRLNPDLPAWVHQILQVTLHANADWLQDNAARLQNMDGRPVRAAACC; this is encoded by the coding sequence ATGATGACGCCTGCCGACGTATTCAAGAGCCTTGCCGACGAAACCCGCGCCCGCGCCACCCTGCTGATCGCGCACCAGGGCGAACTGTGCGTCTGCGAGCTGATGTGCGCCCTGGACGACAGCCAGCCGAAGATCAGCCGCCATCTGGGCCAACTGCGCAACAGCGGCCTGTTGCTGGATCGCCGCCAGGGGCAGTGGGTTTATTACCGCCTCAATCCGGATCTGCCCGCCTGGGTGCACCAGATCCTGCAAGTGACCCTGCACGCCAACGCCGACTGGCTCCAGGACAACGCTGCCCGCCTGCAGAACATGGATGGACGCCCGGTCCGCGCCGCTGCCTGCTGCTGA
- a CDS encoding arsenate reductase ArsC, translating into MRVLFMCTANSCRSILCEALFNHLAPEGFAALSSGSFPRGQVLPRSLATLERAGIATSGLYSKGNDAFADNPPDIVITVCDKAAGEACPVYFGPALKAHWNLEDPSDVRGDEACVDAAFRATLAHIEQRCRAFLGLPFNHLSREQLQHELNRIGTL; encoded by the coding sequence ATGCGAGTCCTGTTCATGTGCACGGCCAATAGCTGCCGCAGCATCCTCTGTGAAGCCCTGTTCAACCACCTGGCGCCCGAGGGATTTGCGGCCCTGAGTTCGGGCAGTTTCCCCAGGGGCCAGGTGCTGCCCCGCAGCCTGGCCACCCTGGAGCGGGCTGGCATCGCCACCAGCGGCCTGTACAGCAAGGGCAACGACGCCTTCGCCGACAACCCGCCCGACATCGTGATTACCGTCTGCGACAAGGCCGCGGGCGAAGCCTGCCCGGTGTACTTCGGCCCCGCACTCAAGGCCCACTGGAATCTGGAAGATCCCTCCGACGTCCGGGGTGACGAAGCCTGCGTCGACGCCGCCTTCCGCGCCACCCTGGCGCACATCGAGCAGCGCTGCCGGGCCTTCCTGGGCCTGCCTTTCAACCACCTCAGCCGTGAGCAACTGCAGCACGAGTTGAACCGTATCGGCACACTCTGA
- the arsH gene encoding arsenical resistance protein ArsH, protein MSEHLPNLDLSLLDGKHARPEHKPRIMLLYGSTRERSFSRLLVEEAARLLQHLGAETRIFDPSGLPLPDDAPVEHPKVQQLRDLVQWSEGQVWCSPERHGAMSAVFKAQIDWIPLELGAVRPTQGKTLAVMQVCGGSQSFNVVNQLRVLGRWMRMFTIPNQSSVAKAYLEFDESGRMKPSAYYDRLVDVMEELVKFTLLLRNQQAFLVDRYSERKESAEQLMARVNQRSL, encoded by the coding sequence CTGTCAGAACACCTGCCCAACCTCGACCTCTCCCTGCTCGATGGCAAGCACGCCAGGCCCGAGCACAAACCGCGCATCATGCTGCTGTACGGCTCGACCCGGGAGCGCTCGTTCAGCCGCCTGCTGGTCGAAGAAGCCGCGCGCCTGCTGCAGCACTTGGGTGCCGAAACCCGGATCTTCGATCCGTCCGGCCTGCCGCTGCCCGACGATGCTCCCGTGGAGCACCCCAAGGTTCAGCAGCTGCGGGACCTGGTGCAATGGTCCGAAGGCCAGGTCTGGTGCTCGCCGGAACGCCATGGCGCGATGTCGGCGGTGTTCAAGGCACAGATCGACTGGATCCCCCTGGAGCTCGGTGCCGTGCGCCCGACCCAGGGCAAGACCCTGGCGGTGATGCAGGTGTGCGGCGGCTCGCAGTCGTTCAACGTGGTCAATCAACTGCGGGTGCTGGGCCGCTGGATGCGCATGTTCACCATCCCCAATCAATCCTCGGTGGCGAAGGCCTACCTGGAATTCGACGAATCGGGGCGGATGAAACCCTCGGCCTACTACGACCGGCTCGTGGACGTGATGGAGGAGCTGGTGAAGTTCACGCTCTTGCTACGAAACCAGCAGGCCTTCCTGGTGGATCGCTACTCGGAGCGCAAGGAAAGTGCCGAGCAACTGATGGCCCGGGTCAATCAGCGCTCGCTCTGA
- a CDS encoding tRNA (adenine(22)-N(1))-methyltransferase, protein MKQQTLSMRLARVAAHVPSGARLADIGSDHGYLPVALLLRGSITAAVAGEVALTPYQAALRTVRDNGLEQQVSVRLADGLAAIEPQDRINAISLCGMGGETIRDLLDSGQARLSGQERLILQPNGGEQPLRQWLMDNGYRILAEEVLRENRFDYEIIVAERSGPVCYSARELYFGPLQMQARSPAFLAKWQRLLRLKQRTLASFARAQTVADAKVQDLERQVRWISELLA, encoded by the coding sequence TTGAAGCAACAGACATTGTCCATGCGCCTGGCGCGTGTGGCGGCGCATGTGCCGAGCGGGGCGCGCCTGGCCGATATCGGCTCGGATCATGGTTATTTGCCGGTGGCCTTGCTGCTGCGCGGCAGCATTACCGCGGCGGTGGCCGGTGAAGTGGCCTTGACCCCGTACCAGGCCGCCTTGCGCACGGTGCGCGACAACGGCCTGGAGCAGCAGGTCAGCGTGCGCCTGGCCGATGGCCTGGCGGCAATCGAGCCACAGGACCGAATCAACGCCATCAGCCTGTGTGGCATGGGCGGCGAGACCATTCGCGACCTGCTCGACAGCGGCCAGGCGCGCCTGAGCGGCCAGGAACGCTTGATCCTGCAACCCAACGGCGGCGAGCAGCCGCTGCGCCAATGGCTGATGGACAACGGCTACCGCATTCTTGCCGAGGAGGTGCTGCGGGAAAACCGCTTCGACTACGAAATCATCGTCGCCGAGCGCTCGGGGCCGGTGTGCTACAGCGCTCGGGAACTGTACTTCGGCCCGCTGCAGATGCAGGCTCGCAGCCCGGCATTCCTGGCCAAGTGGCAGCGCCTGCTGCGCCTGAAACAGCGCACCCTGGCGAGCTTTGCCCGGGCGCAGACCGTGGCGGATGCCAAGGTGCAGGATCTGGAACGCCAGGTGCGCTGGATCAGCGAACTGCTGGCTTGA
- a CDS encoding DUF3429 domain-containing protein: MNLLSSVSPPKPVALLGYGGLLPFLGLALLAVVAHGQRLLWCQALVSYGAVILSFVGALHWGFAMIAPGMNAQQRHTRFIWSIVPALMGWVATLLPLSWGGLLLIGGFFAHWWHDRQLSQVMHLPAWYLPMRLRLTIVASACLLLGVLVMAIGS; encoded by the coding sequence ATGAACCTTTTGTCTTCTGTATCGCCCCCCAAGCCTGTTGCCCTCCTGGGTTATGGCGGTTTGCTGCCGTTTCTCGGGCTGGCGTTGCTGGCCGTGGTTGCCCACGGACAGCGGCTGTTGTGGTGCCAGGCACTGGTCAGTTACGGGGCGGTGATCCTGAGTTTTGTCGGAGCCCTGCATTGGGGCTTTGCCATGATCGCTCCCGGCATGAACGCGCAGCAGCGTCACACACGCTTTATTTGGAGCATCGTCCCTGCGCTGATGGGGTGGGTCGCCACCTTGCTGCCGCTGTCATGGGGCGGGTTGCTATTGATTGGCGGATTCTTCGCCCACTGGTGGCATGACCGGCAGCTCTCGCAGGTCATGCACCTGCCGGCCTGGTACCTGCCGATGCGTTTGCGACTGACCATCGTGGCCAGCGCCTGTCTCCTGCTGGGCGTGCTCGTGATGGCCATCGGCAGTTAA
- a CDS encoding TonB-dependent receptor, whose protein sequence is MIFPVRVLRTHTFGLLLLSLQPLYSEMVLAAGERHYSIGAGPLDQVLSRFGAEAGISMAGSALLTAGKTSQGLQGDFTTEAGLNQLLAGTGLGYVRQADGGYALRLRLEAVSLPTQQVKGENPDEEAVYRAPRSSVYISADDMQRFGLVSVGDVLKGQPGVQVGDSRNGGGLDVNIRGIQGQSRVAVTVDGSQQALDVYRGYAGTQQRSYIDSDMISDIAIDKGPSLTSSAIGGTVKMRTLGVGDILKDGQHVGLRLKGDLWNNGVAPAGRDPHSKTEDLYAEPHQSRGGLFGSQAESGSAAFAYSHDLFDVVAAYAQRNQGNYFAGKKGQDRYRTFDRYGDEETSVATTYNAGEEVLNSSSKTESWLLKTTLRPADGHSFDLGYRRYDGRIGEIMPSDIFRFGTGGIYQYPLGHTQIDTYTARYNYLPADNPLLDLTADLWLTDAQTSQLSAWSAPASQAYRTDRSWARQANRRTGGGLANTSRFSTDYGDLKLDLGGSFQLEELRPQKGVVTTQDDINANRSLREGSRQEFSVNGKLEYQPVERLTLWGGGRYTHYRSKDHVANATARREEREHKYVTVSRPGDYGYLMWFPDQNGLYTDATDPRLNNGIVFNNTNYPFEGTPYNQFGATETEVGDAQVGRVVTGYNYAGKASNSGGAFAPAFGINIEVLADTFVYASYTQGFRMPSLFETGYGVQQTTPGKGLKPERSSNWEIGASTLHKGLLVDDDAAAIKLAYFNNSIKNYITRYYDPSPGLWGLMRFSNTDSYTTRGLELQTHYDAGRMFADLSSTYYLKTETCDAAFAATLRATSNPYRKTADTPDCTPGSFMGSYTNTQNPPRFAGNLTTGLRFFDQSLTLGTRITYTSGPTVTADKPWQTGATTPQLNYREVALFDLFLNYTLKQDASLNVSLQNLTDRYYLDPLAQSFMPAPGRTLRVGMQAKF, encoded by the coding sequence ATGATTTTCCCCGTTCGTGTCTTGCGTACCCATACCTTCGGCCTGCTGTTGCTCAGCCTGCAACCGCTCTACAGCGAGATGGTGCTGGCGGCCGGCGAGCGCCACTACAGCATCGGCGCCGGTCCCCTGGACCAGGTGCTGTCGCGTTTTGGCGCCGAGGCGGGGATCAGCATGGCCGGCAGTGCGCTGCTCACCGCGGGCAAGACCAGCCAGGGCCTGCAAGGGGATTTCACCACCGAAGCGGGCCTGAACCAGTTGCTGGCGGGCACCGGCCTGGGCTACGTGCGCCAGGCCGACGGCGGCTATGCCTTGCGCCTGCGCCTGGAGGCGGTGTCGCTGCCGACGCAGCAGGTCAAGGGCGAGAACCCTGACGAGGAGGCGGTGTATCGGGCGCCGCGTTCGTCGGTGTACATCTCCGCCGACGATATGCAGCGCTTCGGCCTGGTGTCGGTGGGCGACGTGCTCAAGGGCCAGCCCGGGGTGCAGGTCGGCGACAGCCGCAATGGCGGCGGCCTGGATGTGAACATTCGCGGCATCCAGGGCCAGAGCCGGGTGGCGGTGACGGTGGATGGCTCGCAACAGGCGCTGGATGTCTATCGCGGTTATGCCGGCACCCAGCAACGCAGCTACATCGACTCGGACATGATCAGCGACATCGCCATCGACAAGGGCCCGAGCCTGACCTCCAGCGCCATCGGCGGCACGGTGAAGATGCGCACCCTCGGGGTTGGCGACATTCTCAAGGACGGTCAGCATGTCGGCCTGCGGCTCAAGGGCGACCTGTGGAACAACGGCGTGGCCCCGGCCGGTCGCGACCCGCACTCCAAGACCGAGGACCTGTACGCGGAACCGCACCAGAGTCGCGGCGGACTGTTCGGCTCGCAGGCCGAGTCCGGCAGCGCCGCGTTCGCCTACAGCCATGACTTGTTCGATGTGGTGGCGGCCTACGCCCAGCGCAACCAGGGCAACTATTTCGCCGGCAAGAAGGGCCAGGATCGCTACCGCACCTTTGACCGCTACGGCGATGAGGAAACCAGTGTCGCCACCACCTACAACGCCGGGGAAGAGGTGTTGAACTCCTCGTCGAAGACCGAATCCTGGCTGCTCAAGACCACCCTGCGTCCGGCGGACGGCCACAGCTTCGACCTTGGCTATCGGCGCTATGACGGGCGCATTGGCGAGATCATGCCCTCGGACATCTTCCGTTTCGGCACCGGTGGCATCTACCAGTACCCCCTGGGCCACACCCAGATCGACACCTACACCGCGCGCTACAACTACCTGCCCGCAGACAACCCGCTGTTGGACCTGACTGCCGACCTGTGGCTGACCGATGCGCAGACCAGCCAACTGAGCGCCTGGTCGGCGCCGGCCTCCCAGGCCTATCGCACGGATCGTTCCTGGGCCCGCCAGGCCAACCGCCGCACGGGCGGCGGGCTGGCCAACACCTCGCGCTTTAGCACCGACTACGGCGACTTGAAGCTGGACCTGGGCGGTTCGTTCCAGCTGGAAGAACTGCGCCCACAGAAGGGCGTGGTCACCACCCAGGACGACATCAACGCCAACCGCAGTTTGCGCGAAGGCTCGCGGCAGGAGTTCAGCGTCAACGGCAAGCTGGAATACCAGCCGGTGGAGCGCCTGACGCTGTGGGGCGGCGGTCGTTATACCCACTATCGCAGCAAGGACCATGTGGCCAATGCCACGGCGCGCAGAGAGGAGCGCGAACACAAGTACGTGACCGTCTCCAGGCCCGGCGACTATGGCTACCTGATGTGGTTCCCGGACCAGAACGGGCTGTACACCGATGCGACCGACCCACGCTTGAACAACGGCATTGTCTTCAACAACACCAACTATCCATTTGAAGGCACGCCCTATAACCAGTTCGGCGCGACCGAGACGGAGGTGGGCGACGCGCAAGTGGGCCGGGTGGTCACCGGCTACAACTATGCCGGCAAGGCCAGCAACAGTGGCGGCGCCTTTGCCCCGGCGTTCGGCATCAACATCGAGGTGCTGGCGGACACCTTTGTCTATGCCTCCTACACCCAGGGCTTTCGCATGCCTTCGCTGTTCGAAACCGGTTACGGCGTGCAGCAGACCACACCGGGCAAGGGCCTCAAGCCCGAACGCTCAAGCAACTGGGAGATCGGCGCCAGTACCCTGCACAAGGGCCTGTTGGTGGATGACGATGCGGCGGCGATCAAGCTCGCCTACTTCAACAACAGCATCAAGAACTACATCACCCGCTACTACGATCCGAGCCCGGGCCTGTGGGGCCTGATGCGCTTCAGCAATACCGACAGCTACACCACCCGCGGCCTGGAACTGCAAACCCACTACGATGCCGGACGGATGTTCGCCGACCTGTCGTCCACCTACTACCTGAAGACCGAAACCTGCGACGCGGCCTTCGCCGCCACCCTGCGCGCCACCAGTAACCCCTACCGGAAAACCGCCGACACTCCGGACTGCACCCCGGGCAGCTTCATGGGTTCCTACACCAACACCCAGAACCCGCCGCGCTTTGCCGGCAACCTGACCACCGGCCTGCGCTTCTTCGACCAGAGCCTGACCCTCGGCACGCGGATCACCTACACCTCGGGGCCCACCGTCACCGCCGACAAGCCCTGGCAGACCGGCGCCACCACGCCACAGCTGAACTACCGTGAAGTGGCGCTGTTCGATCTGTTCCTCAATTACACGTTGAAGCAAGACGCCAGCCTCAATGTGTCGCTGCAAAACCTCACCGACCGCTATTACCTGGACCCGCTGGCGCAGAGCTTCATGCCGGCGCCGGGGCGTACGCTGCGGGTGGGGATGCAGGCGAAGTTCTGA
- a CDS encoding FecR domain-containing protein has translation MSGAAIDPRVRDCAIDWLVRVQSGLMSAAEQQALQQWRQASAEHEHAWQRVSRLPLMLQPGADLLADATARRALQVAGANPQRRRQVLKCLLALGLLGGISWQGADSTLVRSALASYRTGIGERRRWALADGGSLWLNTASAVNLDLSAGQRRGQLIEGELALDTPAGSASLQLQTPDALLYSQGAQLLVRHDRQGTQVTVLRGLVQVSARQQPTPLAVQAGWQTRVDARGAGRPSPIDTFLAQAWLRGILPAERMRLDQLLVELARYRPGFLRCSEAVAALRVTGSFRLDDTDAALALVANTLPVRIERRTRYWVTVVPA, from the coding sequence ATGAGTGGCGCGGCGATCGATCCGCGGGTGCGGGACTGCGCCATCGATTGGCTGGTGCGCGTGCAGTCCGGGCTGATGAGCGCCGCCGAGCAGCAGGCTTTGCAGCAATGGCGTCAGGCCAGCGCCGAGCATGAGCACGCCTGGCAGCGGGTCAGCCGTCTGCCGCTGATGTTGCAGCCGGGGGCCGATCTGTTGGCCGATGCCACGGCGCGCCGGGCCTTGCAGGTGGCCGGCGCCAATCCGCAACGGCGGCGGCAGGTGCTCAAGTGCCTGTTGGCGCTGGGGCTGCTGGGGGGCATCTCCTGGCAGGGGGCGGATTCCACCCTGGTGCGTTCGGCCCTGGCCAGTTATCGCACCGGCATCGGCGAGCGCCGGCGTTGGGCCCTGGCGGACGGTGGTTCGCTGTGGCTGAACACCGCCAGTGCGGTGAACCTGGACCTGAGCGCGGGGCAACGCCGCGGGCAGTTGATCGAGGGTGAATTGGCCCTGGATACCCCGGCCGGATCGGCCTCCCTGCAACTGCAAACGCCGGATGCGCTGTTGTACAGCCAGGGCGCCCAGCTGCTGGTGCGCCATGATCGCCAGGGCACCCAGGTGACGGTGCTGCGCGGGCTGGTGCAGGTCAGTGCCCGGCAGCAGCCGACGCCGCTGGCGGTGCAGGCCGGTTGGCAAACCCGGGTCGATGCCCGGGGCGCCGGGCGACCGAGCCCCATCGATACCTTTCTGGCCCAGGCCTGGCTGCGCGGCATCCTGCCCGCCGAGCGCATGCGCCTGGATCAATTGCTGGTAGAGCTTGCGCGCTATCGCCCGGGGTTTTTACGTTGCAGCGAAGCGGTTGCCGCTTTGCGGGTGACCGGCAGTTTCCGGCTGGACGACACCGATGCCGCCCTGGCCCTGGTGGCCAATACCCTGCCGGTGCGCATCGAGCGCAGAACCCGTTATTGGGTGACCGTGGTGCCGGCCTGA
- a CDS encoding sigma-70 family RNA polymerase sigma factor, whose amino-acid sequence MPNHSLSSPVAQLYANHHGWLRGWLQRRLGHSADAEDLAHDTFIRVLRSQVDVRELRQPMAFLATIANGLLINRWRRQAIERAYLQALAARPVGEEPSPEERHLMIETLLQLDALLVGLSSRVRQIFFLSQLDGLTYAQIATQLGLTVAQVQRAMGKAFSVCYASLFE is encoded by the coding sequence ATGCCCAACCACAGCCTTTCTTCGCCCGTCGCCCAGCTGTATGCGAACCATCACGGCTGGCTGCGCGGCTGGTTGCAGCGGCGCCTGGGGCACAGCGCCGATGCCGAGGACCTGGCTCACGACACCTTCATCCGCGTGTTGCGCTCCCAGGTGGATGTGCGTGAGCTGCGCCAACCCATGGCGTTTCTGGCCACCATCGCCAATGGCTTGCTGATCAATCGCTGGCGCCGCCAGGCCATCGAGCGGGCCTATCTGCAGGCGCTGGCGGCGCGGCCGGTGGGGGAGGAGCCTTCGCCGGAGGAGCGGCACTTGATGATCGAAACCCTGTTGCAACTGGATGCGTTGCTGGTGGGCTTGTCGTCGCGGGTGCGGCAGATTTTCTTCCTGTCCCAGCTCGATGGCTTGACCTATGCGCAGATCGCCACGCAGTTGGGCCTGACCGTGGCCCAGGTGCAGCGGGCCATGGGCAAGGCGTTCAGCGTCTGCTACGCGAGCCTGTTTGAATGA
- a CDS encoding Lrp/AsnC family transcriptional regulator produces the protein MRELDVKDREILDILSKEARIALKALAARIGLSRSATSERVSNLERNGVIRGYRADIGEIDANVIRAMFLVCLKRTPAISLLDMLAQHSQVRRISSVSGQLDLVIEIESRTIDDLNRVRDAVASHESVEDITTAVVLRRDIDRQAS, from the coding sequence ATGCGCGAGCTGGACGTGAAAGATCGGGAAATACTCGACATTCTGTCTAAAGAGGCACGGATCGCCCTGAAGGCCCTGGCCGCGAGAATCGGCCTGTCCAGAAGTGCCACCAGCGAGCGCGTCAGCAACCTTGAACGCAATGGCGTGATCCGCGGCTACCGGGCGGACATTGGCGAAATCGACGCTAACGTGATTCGCGCCATGTTTCTGGTGTGCCTGAAACGCACACCGGCCATCAGCCTGCTGGACATGCTGGCCCAGCACTCGCAGGTGCGCCGCATCTCTTCGGTCAGCGGCCAGCTGGACCTGGTGATCGAGATCGAATCACGCACCATTGATGACCTGAACCGAGTCCGGGATGCCGTCGCCAGCCACGAATCGGTCGAGGACATCACCACCGCCGTGGTGCTTCGCCGCGATATCGACCGACAGGCCTCCTGA